Proteins encoded within one genomic window of Rhododendron vialii isolate Sample 1 chromosome 1a, ASM3025357v1:
- the LOC131326474 gene encoding uncharacterized protein LOC131326474: MENTFTNAKNLYSLTMGRDLISDKHIYLLAKARPSLKKLKLIGNKGQYSEIHGALNMLLQACQSTLEELTLRMLPLTDTDLTISVGLTSITFCTLTKSCPLLKTLKMAYSKGKEMDKFSPDYLQENYRIRLLDIWDNSWLTDMTLKNLGQVCPNLQFLGVSRCLHLTNFGIGEVLRRYPAITQLHINGLEVSDIFGCCSDHSVVNLKNLKARGTQINDEGMAMIGNRSQNLQYLHIGYCKEVTEKG; this comes from the exons ATGGAAAACACATTCACCAATGCCAAAAATCTGTATTCTCTCACCATGGGTCGAGATCTCATTTCGGACAAGCATATTTATTTACTCGCAAAAGCTCGTCCTTCATTAAAGAAGCTGAAGCTCATTGGCAACAAGGGCCAATATTCTGAAATCCATGGTGCATTAAATATGCTTTTGCAAGCATGTCAGTCGACACTGGAAGAGCTAACCTTAAGAATGTTGCCACTCACAGACACAG ATCTGACTATATCTGTTGGGTTGACTAGTATCACCTTTTGCACCCTCACAAAAAGTTGCCCTTTACTTAAAACACTTAAGATGGCATActcaaaaggaaaagagatggaTAAATTTTCTCCAGATTATTTACAAGAAAACTATCGCATCCGACTCCTTGATATTTGGGACAATAGTTGGTTGACTGATATGACGCTCAAGAACTTAGGGCAAGTTTGCCCAAATCTTCAGTTCCTCGGTGTAAGTCGTTGTCTGCACCTCACCAATTTTGGCATTGGAGAAGTTTTGAGGAGATACCCCGCCATAACACAACTGCATATCAATGGTCTCGAGGTTTCAGATATTTTTGGATGTTGCTCTGACCATTCTGTAGTAAATTTGAAGAATTTGAAAGCTCGTGGAACCCAAATTAATGACGAAGGAATGGcaatgattggaaataggaGTCAAAATCTCCAATATTTGCACATTGGATACTGCAAAGAAGTGACAGAGAAGGGGTAA
- the LOC131303410 gene encoding 1-acyl-sn-glycerol-3-phosphate acyltransferase BAT2, chloroplastic isoform X1, with protein MEVSSRLKSNDFLFLPSAPLLLCTKRSRLLFPSPLRPSYNGLYMGSSPSSHATSGKALHCGPHNILFKPRNYAIATCCSLNPNKGCYSLYSDSESRNRKKLLRYIAVRSELAGTGTSGASYPLSGRHVVPKVRGICFYAVTAVVAIFLFVLMLVAHPFVLLLDRYRRQAHYFIARIWALATVTPLLNVDIKGFENLPAPDTPAVYVSNHQSFLDIYALLAIGRSFKFISKTSIFVFPIIGWAMILMGVIPLRRMDPRSQLECLKRCTDFLKKGASVFFFPEGTRSKDGKLGAFKKGAFSTAAKTEVPVVPITIIGTGKIMPAGRERILNLGSVRVIIHKPIEGSDPEILRNQARNIIADGLVHQG; from the exons ATGGAAGTCTCCTCTCGTCTAAAATCTAACGACTTCCTCTTCCTCCCCTCCGCTCCACTACTCCTAT GTACGAAGCGGTCAAGGCTTTTGTTTCCATCTCCTCTTCGCCCG TCGTACAATGGACTATACATGGGGTCCTCTCCGTCTAGTCATGCAACTTCAGGAAAGGCATTACATT GTGGTCcacataacattttatttaagcCGAGGAACTACGCAATTGCAACTTGTTGCTCTTTAAACCCAAACAAAGGGTGTTATAGTCTTTATTCGGATAGTGAATCACGTAACAGGAAGAAATTGTTGAGATACATAGCTGTAAGATCTGAGCTTGCTGGAACTGGGACTTCCGGTGCTTCTTATCCTCTATCAG GACGTCATGTAGTTCCAAAAGTGAGAGGAATTTGCTTTTATGCTGTTACTGCTGTTGTCgccattttcctttttgtgcTTATGCTGGTGGCACATCCTTTCGTGCTCTTGTTGGATCGATACCGTAGACAAGCTCATTACTTTATTGCAAGAATTTGGGCACTTGCAACTGTCACTCCATTGCTTAACGTTGACATTAAGGGTTTCGAAAATTTGCCGGCACCAGATACCCCTGCTGTATACGTGTCCAACCACCAGAGCTTTTTAGACATATATGCTCTTCTTGCTATTGGGAGAAGCTTCAAGTTTATCAGCAAGacttctatttttgtttttcctattATTGGTTGGGCCATGATCTTGATGGGTGTTATTCCTTTACGACGCATGGACCCCAGAAGCCAATTG GAATGCTTGAAGCGGTGTACGGATTTTCTTAAGAAGGGAGCAtctgtttttttcttccctGAGGGTACTCGGAGTAAAGATGGAAAGTTAGGGGCCTTCAAG AAAGGTGCATTCAGTACTGCTGCAAAAACCGAAGTGCCTGTTGTTCCTATCACTATTATTGGGACTGGTAAAATCATGCCTGCCGGAAGGGAGCGTATACTAAATCTGGGATCTGTTAGAGTTATTATCCACAAGCCCATTGAAGGAAGTGATCCAGAAATACTTCGAAATCAAGCTAGAAACATTATTGCAGATGGGCTTGTTCATCAAGGCTGA
- the LOC131303410 gene encoding 1-acyl-sn-glycerol-3-phosphate acyltransferase LPAT1, chloroplastic isoform X4 produces the protein MYEAVKAFVSISSSPGGPHNILFKPRNYAIATCCSLNPNKGCYSLYSDSESRNRKKLLRYIAVRSELAGTGTSGASYPLSGRHVVPKVRGICFYAVTAVVAIFLFVLMLVAHPFVLLLDRYRRQAHYFIARIWALATVTPLLNVDIKGFENLPAPDTPAVYVSNHQSFLDIYALLAIGRSFKFISKTSIFVFPIIGWAMILMGVIPLRRMDPRSQLECLKRCTDFLKKGASVFFFPEGTRSKDGKLGAFKKGAFSTAAKTEVPVVPITIIGTGKIMPAGRERILNLGSVRVIIHKPIEGSDPEILRNQARNIIADGLVHQG, from the exons AT GTACGAAGCGGTCAAGGCTTTTGTTTCCATCTCCTCTTCGCCCG GTGGTCcacataacattttatttaagcCGAGGAACTACGCAATTGCAACTTGTTGCTCTTTAAACCCAAACAAAGGGTGTTATAGTCTTTATTCGGATAGTGAATCACGTAACAGGAAGAAATTGTTGAGATACATAGCTGTAAGATCTGAGCTTGCTGGAACTGGGACTTCCGGTGCTTCTTATCCTCTATCAG GACGTCATGTAGTTCCAAAAGTGAGAGGAATTTGCTTTTATGCTGTTACTGCTGTTGTCgccattttcctttttgtgcTTATGCTGGTGGCACATCCTTTCGTGCTCTTGTTGGATCGATACCGTAGACAAGCTCATTACTTTATTGCAAGAATTTGGGCACTTGCAACTGTCACTCCATTGCTTAACGTTGACATTAAGGGTTTCGAAAATTTGCCGGCACCAGATACCCCTGCTGTATACGTGTCCAACCACCAGAGCTTTTTAGACATATATGCTCTTCTTGCTATTGGGAGAAGCTTCAAGTTTATCAGCAAGacttctatttttgtttttcctattATTGGTTGGGCCATGATCTTGATGGGTGTTATTCCTTTACGACGCATGGACCCCAGAAGCCAATTG GAATGCTTGAAGCGGTGTACGGATTTTCTTAAGAAGGGAGCAtctgtttttttcttccctGAGGGTACTCGGAGTAAAGATGGAAAGTTAGGGGCCTTCAAG AAAGGTGCATTCAGTACTGCTGCAAAAACCGAAGTGCCTGTTGTTCCTATCACTATTATTGGGACTGGTAAAATCATGCCTGCCGGAAGGGAGCGTATACTAAATCTGGGATCTGTTAGAGTTATTATCCACAAGCCCATTGAAGGAAGTGATCCAGAAATACTTCGAAATCAAGCTAGAAACATTATTGCAGATGGGCTTGTTCATCAAGGCTGA
- the LOC131303410 gene encoding 1-acyl-sn-glycerol-3-phosphate acyltransferase BAT2, chloroplastic isoform X2, whose translation MCTHRRTYPCKDKALTMQQRSYNGLYMGSSPSSHATSGKALHCGPHNILFKPRNYAIATCCSLNPNKGCYSLYSDSESRNRKKLLRYIAVRSELAGTGTSGASYPLSGRHVVPKVRGICFYAVTAVVAIFLFVLMLVAHPFVLLLDRYRRQAHYFIARIWALATVTPLLNVDIKGFENLPAPDTPAVYVSNHQSFLDIYALLAIGRSFKFISKTSIFVFPIIGWAMILMGVIPLRRMDPRSQLECLKRCTDFLKKGASVFFFPEGTRSKDGKLGAFKKGAFSTAAKTEVPVVPITIIGTGKIMPAGRERILNLGSVRVIIHKPIEGSDPEILRNQARNIIADGLVHQG comes from the exons ATGTGTACACATAGGAGAACGTATCCATGCAAGGACAAAGCTTTGACAATGCAACAAAGA TCGTACAATGGACTATACATGGGGTCCTCTCCGTCTAGTCATGCAACTTCAGGAAAGGCATTACATT GTGGTCcacataacattttatttaagcCGAGGAACTACGCAATTGCAACTTGTTGCTCTTTAAACCCAAACAAAGGGTGTTATAGTCTTTATTCGGATAGTGAATCACGTAACAGGAAGAAATTGTTGAGATACATAGCTGTAAGATCTGAGCTTGCTGGAACTGGGACTTCCGGTGCTTCTTATCCTCTATCAG GACGTCATGTAGTTCCAAAAGTGAGAGGAATTTGCTTTTATGCTGTTACTGCTGTTGTCgccattttcctttttgtgcTTATGCTGGTGGCACATCCTTTCGTGCTCTTGTTGGATCGATACCGTAGACAAGCTCATTACTTTATTGCAAGAATTTGGGCACTTGCAACTGTCACTCCATTGCTTAACGTTGACATTAAGGGTTTCGAAAATTTGCCGGCACCAGATACCCCTGCTGTATACGTGTCCAACCACCAGAGCTTTTTAGACATATATGCTCTTCTTGCTATTGGGAGAAGCTTCAAGTTTATCAGCAAGacttctatttttgtttttcctattATTGGTTGGGCCATGATCTTGATGGGTGTTATTCCTTTACGACGCATGGACCCCAGAAGCCAATTG GAATGCTTGAAGCGGTGTACGGATTTTCTTAAGAAGGGAGCAtctgtttttttcttccctGAGGGTACTCGGAGTAAAGATGGAAAGTTAGGGGCCTTCAAG AAAGGTGCATTCAGTACTGCTGCAAAAACCGAAGTGCCTGTTGTTCCTATCACTATTATTGGGACTGGTAAAATCATGCCTGCCGGAAGGGAGCGTATACTAAATCTGGGATCTGTTAGAGTTATTATCCACAAGCCCATTGAAGGAAGTGATCCAGAAATACTTCGAAATCAAGCTAGAAACATTATTGCAGATGGGCTTGTTCATCAAGGCTGA
- the LOC131303410 gene encoding 1-acyl-sn-glycerol-3-phosphate acyltransferase LPAT1, chloroplastic isoform X3 — translation MDIHLGPLKPNEYWTQAHSFAITSVCGSIKGGPHNILFKPRNYAIATCCSLNPNKGCYSLYSDSESRNRKKLLRYIAVRSELAGTGTSGASYPLSGRHVVPKVRGICFYAVTAVVAIFLFVLMLVAHPFVLLLDRYRRQAHYFIARIWALATVTPLLNVDIKGFENLPAPDTPAVYVSNHQSFLDIYALLAIGRSFKFISKTSIFVFPIIGWAMILMGVIPLRRMDPRSQLECLKRCTDFLKKGASVFFFPEGTRSKDGKLGAFKKGAFSTAAKTEVPVVPITIIGTGKIMPAGRERILNLGSVRVIIHKPIEGSDPEILRNQARNIIADGLVHQG, via the exons ATGGATATACATCTCGGGCCTTTGAAGCCTAATGAGTACTGGACTCAAGCTCACAGTTTTGCCATTACATCCGTCTGTGGGAGTATTAAGG GTGGTCcacataacattttatttaagcCGAGGAACTACGCAATTGCAACTTGTTGCTCTTTAAACCCAAACAAAGGGTGTTATAGTCTTTATTCGGATAGTGAATCACGTAACAGGAAGAAATTGTTGAGATACATAGCTGTAAGATCTGAGCTTGCTGGAACTGGGACTTCCGGTGCTTCTTATCCTCTATCAG GACGTCATGTAGTTCCAAAAGTGAGAGGAATTTGCTTTTATGCTGTTACTGCTGTTGTCgccattttcctttttgtgcTTATGCTGGTGGCACATCCTTTCGTGCTCTTGTTGGATCGATACCGTAGACAAGCTCATTACTTTATTGCAAGAATTTGGGCACTTGCAACTGTCACTCCATTGCTTAACGTTGACATTAAGGGTTTCGAAAATTTGCCGGCACCAGATACCCCTGCTGTATACGTGTCCAACCACCAGAGCTTTTTAGACATATATGCTCTTCTTGCTATTGGGAGAAGCTTCAAGTTTATCAGCAAGacttctatttttgtttttcctattATTGGTTGGGCCATGATCTTGATGGGTGTTATTCCTTTACGACGCATGGACCCCAGAAGCCAATTG GAATGCTTGAAGCGGTGTACGGATTTTCTTAAGAAGGGAGCAtctgtttttttcttccctGAGGGTACTCGGAGTAAAGATGGAAAGTTAGGGGCCTTCAAG AAAGGTGCATTCAGTACTGCTGCAAAAACCGAAGTGCCTGTTGTTCCTATCACTATTATTGGGACTGGTAAAATCATGCCTGCCGGAAGGGAGCGTATACTAAATCTGGGATCTGTTAGAGTTATTATCCACAAGCCCATTGAAGGAAGTGATCCAGAAATACTTCGAAATCAAGCTAGAAACATTATTGCAGATGGGCTTGTTCATCAAGGCTGA
- the LOC131303426 gene encoding transmembrane 9 superfamily member 9-like codes for MMAVRRPPLAFLPWISVPLLLFIHHAHSFYLPGVHPEDFQKGDALMVKVNKLTSIKTQLPYTYYSLPYCKPKEIVDSAENLGEVLRGDRIENSPYVFKMREPQMCNVVCRQILNEKTAKEFKEKIDDEYRVNMILDNLPLVVPIRRLDQESSFLYQHGIHVGLKGKYAGTNEEKYFIHNHLTFTVKFHKDQQTDAARIVGFEVRPFSVKHEYEGEWSETTRLTTCDPHAKRSVTTSDSPQEVEDKKEIIFTYDVEFQESDVKWAYRWDTYLLTADDQIHWFSIVNSLMIVLFLSGMVAMIMLRTLYRDISKYNQLETQEEAQEETGWKLVHGDVFRPPTNSDLLCVYVGTGVQFFGMILVTMIFAVLGFLSPSNRGGFMTALLLLWVFMGLFAGYSSARLYKMFKGTEWKKIALRTAFIFPAIAFSIFFFLNALIWGQKSSGAVPFGTMFALVVLWFGISVPLVFVGAYVGFRKPPLEDPVKTNKIPRQIPEQAWCMNPIFSILIGGILPFGAVFIELFFILTSIWLQQFYYIFGFLFIVFAILIVTCAEITIVLCYFQLCSEDYLWWWRSYLTSGSSALYLFLYAAFYFFTKLEITKPVSGVLYFGYMLIASYAFFVLTGTMGFYACFWFTRLIYSSVKID; via the exons ATGATGGCGGTTCGACGGCCTCCTCTCGCATTTCTCCCATGGATCTCCGTTCCTCTTCTCCTCTTCATCCACCACGCTCACTCCTTCTACCTCCCCGGCGTCCACCCCGAAGATTTCCAGAAG GGTGATGCCTTGATGGTGAAAGTGAACAAACTGACTTCTATAAAGACACAGCTTCCATACACCTACTATTCCCTTCCTTACTGCAAGCCGAAGGAAATAGTTGACAGTGCAGAAAATCTTGGTGAAGTTCTTCGTGGCGATCGTATTGAAAACTCACCTTATGTG TTTAAAATGCGAGAACCTCAAATGTGCAATGTTGTCTGCCGCCAAATCCTTAATGAAAAAACTGCTAAGGAATTTAAGGAAAAGATAGATGATGAATACCGCGTGAACAT GATTTTGGATAACCTTCCTCTGGTTGTGCCCATACGAAGGTTGGATCAGGAATCTTCCTTTCTGTATCAGCATGGCATTCACGTAGGTCTCAAAGGAAAGTATGCCGGA ACCAATGAGGAGAAATATTTTATCCATAACCACTTAACATTCACGGTGAAGTTTCACAAGGACCAACAAACAGATGCTGCTAGGATTGTAGGATTTGAAGTCAGGCCATTCAG TGTTAAGCATGAATACGAAGGTGAATGGAGTGAAACGACTCGTTTAACGACCTGTGATCCCCATGCAAAACGCTCAGTTACCACTTCGGATTCTCCTCAAGAGGTTGAAGATAAGAAGGAAATTATCTTCACATATGATGTCGAGTTTCAG GAGAGTGATGTGAAGTGGGCATACAGATGGGACACGTATCTTCTAACGGCTGATGACCAAATCCACTGGTTTTCGATTGTCAATTCACTGATGATTGTTCTTTTCCTCTCTGGCATGGTGGCCATGATCATGCTTCGGACACTATACCGCGATATCTCCAAATACAATCAGCTTGAAACACAAGAAGAAGCCCAAGAAGAAACTGGATGGAAGCTGGTGCATGGAGATGTCTTCAGACCACCCACAAACTCCGATCTCCTCTGCGTTTACGTAGGAACAGGTGTACAATTTTTTGGAATGATCCTCGTCACCATGATATTTGCCGTcctagggtttctctctccttccaacAGAGGCGGTTTCATGACAGCATTGCTTCTTCTATGGGTCTTCATGGGCCTTTTTGCGGGCTACTCTTCAGCCCGTCTCTACAAGATGTTCAAAGGCACGGAGTGGAAGAAAATCGCTCTCAGAACGGCTTTCATTTTCCCAGCAATAGCCTTCtccatctttttcttcttaaatgcTCTAATTTGGGGTCAGAAATCTTCGGGAGCAGTCCCATTTGGAACCATGTTCGCTTTGGTAGTTTTATGGTTTGGGATTTCTGTTCCTCTTGTTTTTGTCGGTGCTTATGTTGGATTTAGAAAGCCACCTCTTGAGGATCCGGTGAAAACCAACAAAATCCCAAGGCAAATTCCGGAACAAGCTTGGTGCATGAACCCGATTTTCTCTATCCTCATTGGGGGGATCCTCCCATTTGGAGCCGTATTCATCGAGCTCTTTTTTATCCTCACTTCGATCTGGTTGCAGCAATTCTATTACATCTTTGGCTTCCTCTTCATCGTCTTTGCAATTCTGATTGTGACTTGTGCAGAGATCACGATCGTGCTGTGCTATTTCCAGCTGTGCAGTGAGGACTACCTTTGGTGGTGGAGGTCCTACCTCACTTCCGGATCCTCAGCTCTTTACTTGTTCCTCTACGCCGCTTTCTACTTCTTCACTAAGCTTGAGATCACGAAGCCGGTTTCTGGGGTTTTGTACTTTGGCTACATGTTAATCGCTTCGTATGCTTTCTTTGTGCTCACGGGTACCATGGGTTTCTACGCTTGTTTCTGGTTTACAAGGCTCATCTATTCATCGGTGAAAATTGATTAA
- the LOC131303432 gene encoding leucine aminopeptidase 1-like: MAAIVVSLASSLASTSPSSSSSLVFRKLRSTPLLGLSFAVTPLCCRRGKRMAHSLARASLGLTHPVQIDPPKISFSAKEIDVVEWKGDILAVGVTEKDMVKDENLKFQNPILKKLDSHLSGLLAEASLEEDFNGKAGQSTVLRLSGIGSKRVGLIGLGQSSSTTATYQSLGESVAAAAKASQASNVAIVIASPEELSAESKLHTASAIVSGTVLGTFEDNRFKSESKKSSLTSVDILGLGTGSDLEKKLKYTEDVCSGIILGKELVNAPANVLTPGVLAEEASKIASMYGDVISATILDVEQCKELKMGSYLGVAAASENPPHFIHLCYKPPSGPVKTKLALVGKGLTFDSGGYNIKTGPGCIIELMKFDMGGSAAVLGAAKALGQIKPAGVEVHFIVAACENMISGTGMRPGDIVTASNGKTIEVNNTDAEGRLTLADALVYACNQGVEKIVDLATLTGACRVALGPSIAGVFTPSDDLAKEVMAASEVSGEKLWRLPLEESYWESMKSGVADMVNTGDRQGGAITAALFLKQFVDEKVQWMHIDIAGPVWNEKKKTATGFGISTLVEWVLKNSS; the protein is encoded by the exons ATGGCCGCAATTGTAGTATCTTTAGCCTCTTCACTTGCTTCAACCAgtccatcatcttcttcttcgctTGTTTTCAGAAAATTGCGATCCACCCCCCTTCTGGGTCTCTCTTTTGCAGTTACACCCTTGTGTTGTCGCAGAGGTAAGCGCATGGCTCACTCTCTCGCTCGCGCCAGTCTCGGTCTCACTCACCCTGTTCAAATCGACCCCCCTAAg ATCTCTTTTTCTGCAAAAGAGATCGATGTGGTGGAATGGAAAGGAGATATACTGGCAGTGGGTGTCACCGAGAAAGACATGGTCAAAGATGAAAACCTGAAATTCCAGAACCCAATCTTGAAGAAACTGGACTCCCATTTGAGTGGTTTGTTGGCTGAAGCTTCTTTGGAGGAGGATTTTAATGGGAAAGCTGGACAGTCAACTGTTCTAAGGCTTTCGGGAATTGGGTCAAAAAGGGTTGGGTTAATTGGGCTTGGACAGTCCTCATCAACCACCGCTACCTATCAGAGTCTTGGTGAGTCCGTTGCTGCGGCAGCAAAGGCTTCTCAGGCGAGTAATGTGGCCATTGTGATTGCTTCTCCTGAGGAGCTCTCAGCCGAATCAAAACTTCATACTGCTTCAGCGATAGTATCTG GAACTGTGCTGGGTACATTTGAagataataggttcaagtcagAGTCAAAAAAATCATCGCTTACATCTGTTGATATTCTTGGTCTTGGAACTGGATCTGATCTGGAAAAGAAGCTTAAGTACACTGAAGACGTTTGCTCCGGGATTATCCTTGGGAAAGAGCTGGTAAATGCGCCCGCCAATGTCCTAACCCCTG GGGTTTTAGCAGAAGAGGCTTCAAAGATTGCCTCCATGTATGGCGATGTTATTTCTGCAACAATTTTGGATGTAGAGCAATGCAAGGAACTGAAAATGGGTTCTTACCTTGGTGTTGCTGCCGCATCGGAAAATCCTCCTCATTTCATCCATTTATGTTACAAACCGCCCAGTGGACCTgttaaaacaaagttggctttGGTGGGAAAGGGGTTGACCTTTGACAG TGGCGGCTACAACATCAAGACAGGACCTGGCTGTATAATTGAACTCATGAAATTTGATATGGGAGGTTCAGCAGCAGTTTTGGGTGCTGCAAAAGCTCTTGGTCAAATTAAACCTGCTGGAGTAGAg GTTCATTTCATAGTTGCAGCTTGTGAAAATATGATTAGTGGAACGGGTATGAGGCCTGGAGATATTGTCACAGCTTCAAATGGAAAGACAATTGAG GTCAACAACACTGATGCGGAAGGCAGACTTACGCTAGCGGATGCTCTAGTTTATGCCTGTAACCAAGGTGTAGAGAAG ATAGTCGATCTAGCGACACTAACAGGGGCATGCAGAGTTGCTCTTGGGCCCTCAATTGCTG GTGTGTTTACGCCTAGTGAtgaccttgcaaaggaggtaaTGGCAGCTTCAGAGGTAAGTGGGGAAAAACTTTGGAGGTTGCCTTTGGAGGAAAGTTATTGGGAGTCGATGAAGTCAGGAGTAGCTGATATGGTCAACACTGGTGATCGTCAAGGTGGAGCCATCACAGCAGCTCTTTTCTTGAAACAG TTCGTTGATGAGAAGGTTCAATGGATGCATATTGACATTGCTGGCCCCGTCTGgaatgagaaaaagaaaactgcGACCGGATTTGGCATTTCAACTCTGGTGGAATGGGTTCTGAAGAACTCTTCCTAG